Proteins from one Deltaproteobacteria bacterium genomic window:
- a CDS encoding SDR family NAD(P)-dependent oxidoreductase has product MDAFNDRVAVVTGGAGGIGSALARAFAARGAKIVLADLDAANLDVVARRLEADGARVLGVPTDVTKPESVEALAEATLSRFGAAHVVCNNAGVATFGPIATSTAKDWEFTMNVNFWGVVHGVQSFVPRLIAQRQGGHVVNTASMAGLTGMSWLGVYCASKFAVVGLSESLQRELRPQGIGVSVLCPMIVQTQINENSQRMRPAALRNAGAADPPATGGDAPAMVGSTIQPEELARRVVRAIERGDLYILTHPEQREILRRRAERLDAAFQDWDLA; this is encoded by the coding sequence ATGGATGCCTTCAACGACCGGGTGGCGGTGGTGACTGGAGGAGCGGGCGGGATCGGCTCGGCGCTCGCGCGCGCGTTCGCCGCGCGCGGCGCGAAGATCGTGCTCGCGGATCTCGACGCGGCGAACCTCGACGTCGTCGCACGACGGCTCGAGGCCGATGGCGCGCGCGTGCTCGGCGTGCCGACCGACGTCACGAAGCCGGAGAGCGTCGAGGCGCTGGCCGAGGCGACGCTGTCCCGGTTCGGCGCCGCGCACGTGGTCTGCAACAACGCGGGCGTGGCGACCTTCGGCCCGATCGCCACCTCGACCGCGAAGGACTGGGAGTTCACCATGAACGTGAACTTCTGGGGCGTCGTCCACGGGGTTCAGTCGTTCGTGCCGCGTCTGATCGCCCAAAGACAAGGCGGTCACGTCGTGAACACGGCCTCGATGGCCGGCCTCACCGGCATGAGCTGGCTCGGCGTGTACTGCGCGTCGAAGTTCGCGGTCGTGGGGCTCTCCGAGTCTCTGCAGCGCGAGCTTCGCCCGCAGGGCATCGGCGTCTCGGTGCTGTGTCCGATGATCGTGCAGACGCAGATCAACGAGAACTCGCAGCGCATGCGCCCCGCGGCGCTGCGCAATGCCGGCGCAGCCGATCCCCCCGCGACGGGAGGCGACGCGCCCGCGATGGTCGGAAGCACGATCCAGCCCGAGGAGCTGGCGCGCCGCGTCGTCCGCGCGATCGAGCGCGGCGATCTCTACATCCTCACGCACCCCGAGCAGCGCGAGATCCTGCGGCGCCGAGCCGAGCGGCTCGACGCCGCATTCCAGGACTGGGATCTCGCGTAG
- a CDS encoding type IIA DNA topoisomerase subunit B produces the protein MAADPSARKSSDRKPVAYDESTIQTLDALEHIRLRTGMYIGRIGDGTHPLDGVYVMLKEVIDNAVDEFIMGHGRKIEISRDGNELTVRDFGRGIPLGKVVECVSQINTGGKYNDDVFQFSVGLNGVGTKAVNALSSAFEVISYREGKFRRATFAQGKLLSDKQGKDATEPDGTRVRFTPDPAIFKTWSWNEEFIAHRLWYYAYLNAGLSLVYDGKSFHSKGGLSDLLVKEIGDEPPLYEIVHGKLDRLEFAFTHTHQYGETYFSFVNGQFTNDGGTHQAAFREGLLRGVNEFSSKDFAGEDVRDGIVGAVAVKIQDPVFESQTKNKLGSTDVKPWITKEVKEQVILWLHRNPEAAEALLEKVRTNERIRKELASIKKQARERAKTVAIRIPKLIDCKVHYDEIADLRRDETTIFLTEGNSAGGAMIKSRDVFTQAIYTLKGKPLNCYGLQRDAVYKNEELYNIMRALGIEDGLDGLRYGRVVIATDADVDGMHIRNLLLTYFLRYFEELVLKGHLYILETPLFRVRNKKQTRYCYSERERDEAIAELSGKPEITRFKGLGEISPDEFGQFIGADIRLVPVSLGTLGEASASLEFCMGKNTPARREFIVDNLIYDVT, from the coding sequence ATGGCCGCGGACCCGTCCGCCCGAAAGAGCTCCGATCGCAAGCCGGTCGCCTACGACGAGAGCACGATCCAGACCCTGGACGCGCTGGAGCACATCCGCCTGCGCACCGGCATGTACATCGGCCGGATCGGCGACGGCACGCACCCGCTCGACGGCGTCTACGTGATGCTGAAGGAGGTGATCGACAACGCCGTCGACGAGTTCATCATGGGACACGGCCGGAAGATCGAGATCTCGCGCGACGGCAACGAGCTCACCGTGCGCGACTTCGGCCGCGGCATCCCGCTGGGCAAGGTGGTCGAGTGCGTGTCGCAGATCAACACCGGCGGCAAGTACAACGACGACGTCTTCCAGTTCTCGGTCGGCCTGAACGGCGTAGGCACCAAGGCGGTGAACGCGCTCTCGTCGGCGTTCGAGGTGATCTCGTACCGCGAGGGCAAGTTCCGCCGCGCCACGTTCGCTCAGGGCAAGCTCCTCTCCGACAAGCAGGGCAAGGACGCGACCGAGCCGGACGGAACCCGGGTCCGCTTCACGCCCGACCCCGCGATCTTCAAGACCTGGTCGTGGAACGAGGAGTTCATCGCGCACCGGCTCTGGTACTACGCGTACCTGAACGCTGGCCTGTCGCTGGTCTACGACGGCAAGAGCTTCCACAGCAAGGGGGGGCTCTCCGACCTGCTCGTGAAGGAGATCGGCGACGAGCCGCCGCTGTACGAGATCGTGCACGGAAAGCTCGATCGGCTCGAGTTCGCCTTCACCCACACGCACCAGTACGGCGAGACGTACTTCAGCTTCGTGAACGGCCAGTTCACCAACGACGGCGGCACGCACCAGGCGGCGTTCCGCGAGGGGCTGCTGCGCGGGGTGAACGAGTTCTCGAGCAAGGACTTCGCGGGCGAGGACGTGCGCGACGGAATCGTCGGCGCGGTCGCGGTCAAGATCCAGGATCCCGTCTTCGAGAGCCAGACCAAGAACAAGCTCGGCTCCACCGACGTGAAGCCGTGGATCACCAAGGAAGTGAAGGAGCAGGTGATCCTCTGGCTGCACCGCAACCCCGAGGCGGCCGAGGCGCTGCTCGAGAAGGTGCGCACCAACGAACGCATCCGCAAAGAGCTCGCGTCGATCAAGAAGCAGGCGCGCGAGCGAGCGAAGACGGTCGCGATCCGGATCCCGAAGCTGATCGACTGCAAGGTGCACTACGACGAGATCGCGGACCTGCGCCGCGACGAGACCACCATCTTCCTCACCGAGGGAAACTCCGCCGGCGGCGCGATGATCAAGTCTCGCGACGTGTTCACGCAGGCGATCTACACGCTGAAGGGAAAGCCGCTGAACTGCTACGGCCTGCAGCGCGACGCGGTCTACAAGAACGAGGAGCTCTACAACATCATGCGGGCGCTCGGCATCGAGGACGGCCTCGACGGCCTGCGCTACGGCCGCGTCGTGATCGCCACCGACGCCGACGTGGACGGAATGCACATCCGCAACCTCCTGCTCACCTACTTCCTGCGCTACTTCGAGGAGCTCGTGCTGAAGGGCCACCTGTACATCCTGGAGACGCCGCTGTTCCGGGTGCGAAACAAGAAGCAGACGCGCTACTGCTACAGCGAGCGGGAGCGCGACGAGGCGATCGCGGAGCTTTCCGGCAAGCCCGAGATCACGCGCTTCAAGGGGCTGGGCGAGATCTCGCCCGACGAGTTCGGGCAGTTCATCGGCGCCGACATCCGCCTGGTCCCCGTGTCGCTGGGAACGCTCGGCGAGGCGTCGGCGAGCCTGGAGTTCTGCATGGGCAAGAACACTCCCGCCCGGCGCGAGTTCATCGTCGACAACCTGATCTACGACGTGACCTAG
- a CDS encoding DNA topoisomerase IV subunit A, whose translation MANLEPLMRRNFLEYASYTILDRALPDLRDGCKPVQRRLLHTLFTMDDGLFHKVANVIGETMKLHPHGDVSIGDALVVLANKDYFVERQGNFGNPVTGHPAAAARYIECRLTPLARETLFNPNLTEFAPSYDGRRLEPVFLPAKLPVTLLLGIEGIAVGMATRILPHNFVELLRGQIAILSGEKYKLVPDFPTGGLMDVSEYDKGRGKVKVRARIEARGEKTVVIREIPFGTTTESLIASIEDASQKGRVKITGIDDFTTDKVEIELSLSRGVYAEEVIPQLYAYTECEVSLSSSLLAIRGQKPVELTVNEVLEDATARLREQIKAELEWDESRLVDRQHWMTLERVFIENRVYKKIETAKTEEKVFEAVHKGMAEFRADFVREMNDDDVKRLLEIRIRRISAYDIEKHASELEAVLSELTEVRRKLKHLTKTVIAWLEGLIEKYGEKYKRRTKVTSIDEIDKKAVATANLRLSYDDETGFFGSDVRGSEFALAVSEYDRVLAVSSDGTYRVMQAPKKVLLPRKVLWVGVFDPEQGKDFTLVWRDAERNAFGKRVHISSYIRDKEYRFFKDEQGKLDLLLEDDLRPGRVHLQFVAAKRQRQKECDFDLGELEFAGLTARGQRLAPKPVARVKHVPVK comes from the coding sequence ATGGCGAACCTCGAGCCGCTGATGCGGCGCAACTTCCTGGAGTACGCGAGCTACACGATCCTCGATCGCGCGCTCCCGGACCTGCGCGACGGCTGCAAGCCGGTGCAGCGGCGGCTTCTGCACACGCTCTTCACGATGGACGACGGCCTGTTCCACAAGGTCGCCAACGTGATCGGCGAGACGATGAAGCTGCACCCGCACGGCGACGTATCGATCGGCGACGCGCTGGTGGTGCTCGCGAACAAGGACTACTTCGTCGAGCGGCAGGGAAACTTCGGGAATCCCGTCACCGGCCATCCGGCTGCGGCCGCGCGCTACATCGAGTGCCGGCTCACGCCGCTCGCGCGCGAGACGCTCTTCAATCCGAACCTGACCGAGTTCGCGCCGAGCTACGACGGGCGCAGGCTCGAGCCGGTGTTCCTGCCCGCGAAGCTGCCGGTCACGCTCCTGCTCGGCATCGAAGGCATCGCCGTGGGCATGGCCACGCGCATCCTGCCGCACAACTTCGTCGAGCTGCTGCGCGGGCAGATCGCGATCCTGTCTGGCGAGAAATACAAGCTCGTGCCCGACTTTCCGACCGGCGGCCTGATGGACGTCTCCGAGTACGACAAGGGCCGCGGCAAGGTGAAGGTGCGCGCGAGGATCGAGGCGCGCGGCGAGAAGACCGTCGTGATCCGCGAGATTCCGTTCGGCACCACGACCGAATCGCTGATCGCCTCGATCGAGGACGCGTCGCAGAAGGGCCGAGTGAAGATCACCGGCATCGACGACTTCACCACCGACAAGGTCGAGATCGAGCTCTCGCTTTCGCGCGGGGTCTACGCCGAGGAGGTGATCCCGCAGCTCTACGCGTACACCGAGTGCGAGGTCTCGCTCTCGTCCTCGCTGCTCGCGATCCGCGGGCAGAAACCCGTCGAGCTGACCGTGAACGAGGTGCTCGAGGACGCGACCGCGCGCCTGCGCGAGCAGATCAAGGCCGAGCTCGAGTGGGACGAGAGCCGACTCGTCGATCGCCAGCACTGGATGACGCTCGAGCGCGTCTTCATCGAGAACCGCGTCTACAAGAAGATCGAGACCGCGAAGACCGAGGAGAAGGTCTTCGAGGCGGTCCACAAGGGCATGGCCGAGTTCCGCGCCGACTTCGTGCGCGAGATGAACGACGACGACGTGAAGCGCCTGCTCGAAATCCGCATCCGCCGCATCTCCGCCTACGACATCGAGAAGCACGCAAGCGAGCTCGAAGCCGTGCTCTCCGAGCTGACGGAGGTGCGCAGAAAGCTCAAGCACCTGACCAAGACGGTGATCGCCTGGCTCGAGGGCCTGATCGAGAAGTACGGCGAGAAGTACAAGCGCCGCACCAAGGTCACGTCGATCGACGAGATCGACAAGAAGGCGGTGGCGACCGCGAATCTGCGCCTCTCCTACGACGACGAGACCGGCTTCTTCGGCTCCGACGTGCGCGGCTCCGAGTTCGCGCTCGCCGTCTCGGAGTACGACCGCGTGCTGGCGGTCTCGAGCGACGGCACCTACCGCGTCATGCAGGCGCCGAAGAAGGTGCTGCTGCCGCGCAAGGTGCTCTGGGTCGGCGTCTTCGATCCGGAGCAGGGGAAGGACTTCACGCTGGTCTGGCGCGACGCCGAACGCAACGCCTTCGGCAAGCGCGTGCACATCTCGAGCTACATCCGCGACAAGGAGTACCGCTTCTTCAAGGACGAGCAGGGCAAGCTCGACCTGCTGCTCGAGGACGACTTGCGGCCCGGGCGCGTGCACCTGCAGTTCGTGGCCGCGAAGCGGCAGCGCCAGAAGGAGTGCGATTTCGATCTGGGCGAGCTCGAGTTCGCCGGCCTCACCGCGCGCGGGCAGCGCCTGGCGCCGAAACCGGTCGCGCGCGTAAAACACGTTCCCGTGAAGTGA
- a CDS encoding MBL fold metallo-hydrolase — translation MGRRLGFALGALFGLAFLAVAYVSVGLFLAHRQIRNLDPELPEVDAILAFDPAADLPVSLSWLNTASQKMPRSAVLEPSLDPTPDASYTMAHASFVLEWSDGRIFLVDAGMDRDAALDFGKPLELLAGAEPMVPLGSIAEKLGASLQRVEAIAFTHEHADHTQGVAALCRLHTKPLRLIQNRLQFEQSNYTTRGAQKQIAEAPCLEREVAEGGPLFAVRGFPGLAFFAAAGHTPGSQVFVAHVRGSAGVRTYLLTGDVVNQIDGVRGNIPKPRLYEMLVVPEAPERLDALRRLLAELERDHGASLLVSHDQLSLEASGVRGE, via the coding sequence ATGGGGCGAAGACTCGGATTCGCGCTCGGAGCCCTGTTCGGCCTCGCATTCCTCGCCGTCGCCTACGTCTCGGTAGGTCTGTTTCTCGCGCATCGGCAGATTCGCAATCTCGACCCGGAGCTTCCCGAGGTGGACGCGATCCTGGCGTTCGACCCCGCCGCGGATCTGCCGGTGAGCCTGTCGTGGCTGAACACTGCGAGTCAGAAGATGCCACGCTCCGCGGTGCTCGAGCCGTCCCTGGATCCGACGCCTGACGCGTCCTACACGATGGCCCATGCCTCTTTCGTGCTCGAGTGGTCGGACGGGAGGATCTTCCTGGTCGACGCGGGAATGGATCGCGACGCCGCGCTCGATTTCGGAAAGCCGCTCGAGCTCCTGGCCGGCGCCGAACCGATGGTTCCGCTCGGCTCGATCGCCGAGAAGCTCGGAGCTTCGCTGCAGCGTGTCGAGGCGATCGCCTTCACGCACGAGCACGCCGACCACACCCAGGGCGTCGCCGCACTGTGTCGCCTGCACACGAAGCCGCTGCGGCTGATCCAGAATCGGCTGCAGTTCGAGCAGTCGAACTACACGACGCGCGGGGCGCAGAAGCAGATCGCGGAAGCGCCGTGCCTCGAGCGCGAGGTCGCCGAAGGCGGCCCGCTATTCGCCGTGCGCGGGTTCCCGGGGCTCGCCTTCTTCGCGGCGGCGGGCCACACCCCCGGCTCGCAGGTCTTCGTTGCGCACGTGCGGGGAAGCGCGGGCGTGCGGACCTACCTGCTCACGGGGGACGTCGTGAACCAGATCGACGGCGTGCGCGGGAACATCCCCAAGCCCCGGCTCTACGAGATGCTGGTCGTGCCGGAAGCGCCCGAGCGCCTCGACGCGCTGCGCCGGCTGCTCGCCGAGCTCGAGCGCGATCACGGCGCCTCGCTGCTCGTCTCGCACGATCAGCTCTCGCTCGAGGCGAGCGGCGTTCGCGGCGAGTAG
- a CDS encoding DMT family transporter, with the protein MSIQVLLVALLAQTCGGLAPILTKLALAGMGPWTMVAARQILGVLVLIAIDRATQGGTRKREAFTRRDWGLLLLLSWAGFALPQILLASGIALSTGTSGALLSPLEPIGILAGGWLFLRERLSPLRIASVVIGAIGALLIILQGAVRPELGDPLGDGLIALGHVAWAIYTLAAKPLLARHDAMRVSLAAVLLSIPPLLLLALGEDFSLERALPALVWVVALALLATALGSWSWNWALGRMSAGTMAAFIFVQPVVGLAAGHFALGEPVGALALVGAAVILGGVTLEAARGGA; encoded by the coding sequence ATGTCGATCCAGGTGCTTCTCGTGGCGCTGCTCGCCCAGACCTGCGGGGGGCTCGCGCCGATCCTGACCAAGCTCGCGCTCGCGGGGATGGGGCCGTGGACCATGGTCGCCGCGCGTCAGATCCTCGGCGTGCTCGTACTGATCGCGATCGACCGGGCGACGCAGGGCGGCACGCGGAAGCGCGAGGCGTTCACGCGGCGCGACTGGGGCCTGCTGCTGCTGCTCTCCTGGGCCGGGTTCGCGCTGCCGCAGATCCTGCTCGCGAGCGGCATCGCGCTCTCGACGGGGACGAGCGGCGCCCTGCTCTCGCCGCTCGAGCCGATCGGCATCCTCGCCGGCGGCTGGCTCTTCCTGCGCGAGCGGCTCTCTCCGCTTCGCATCGCGTCGGTCGTGATCGGGGCGATCGGCGCGCTGCTGATCATCCTGCAGGGAGCCGTCCGGCCCGAGCTCGGCGACCCGCTCGGAGACGGCCTGATCGCGCTCGGACACGTGGCCTGGGCGATCTACACCCTCGCGGCGAAGCCGCTGCTCGCGCGCCACGACGCGATGCGCGTCTCGCTCGCAGCGGTGCTGCTCTCGATTCCGCCGCTGCTTCTGCTCGCGCTCGGCGAGGACTTCTCGCTCGAGCGCGCGCTGCCGGCGCTCGTCTGGGTCGTCGCGCTGGCGCTACTGGCGACCGCGCTGGGCTCGTGGTCGTGGAACTGGGCGCTCGGTCGGATGAGCGCTGGAACCATGGCGGCGTTCATCTTCGTGCAGCCTGTCGTCGGCCTCGCGGCCGGTCACTTCGCGCTGGGCGAGCCGGTCGGCGCGCTCGCGCTGGTGGGGGCCGCCGTGATCCTCGGCGGTGTCACGCTCGAGGCTGCACGCGGGGGCGCCTGA
- the rarD gene encoding EamA family transporter RarD, whose product MRIEYAKEGGNGVRGVQRVRRAGTGGARAPRRGLGGGAGRRGDPADRASQPGVERGGHQGLRAGAPRGARRASRRAVPRRPLPGEGSVHGGRRAADERRQPLRARRSVRPGQRARETPARGWARDPGQDQHARVRHHRHDRVAPARAVPESLEPRAHLGRIERRIGRGRRRRNRAARARERRPGIDPNPRRLLRSLRPEGHARPEPRRARRRRERARVRGESRGVAQRARQRGDARRHESPGGGDAVRRTAAVEVVPRGASRAAGTASRRVLVGDAERPPDRPRGAKRARGRREAPGGARPRRARAGTGNRLPRALPRPGRARRGELRGGNRGEDRAAWPRAGRGRARAAHLGGNPRRPQALRRGGDARAPRSAPNDARAARVLRELGRVPDAGDGDAPTPGRTHRSGPAHPSRGRPAPVGRVPVHAAVQLHRTAGHVGSAALVCDGTPDRHAVRRSLRRRGDALPCRGTARGGSAVAREETRDLGLAGAGFALAAYSLWGVLPAYWKALGNVTPAEILAHRVVWSLLFTLALVAALGRSQELRAALRSPRHRLALLASGSLIAINWGIFIWSVSVGRLVEASFGYYLNPLVNVGLGVLLLGERLSRVQRIAIGVAALGVLALGFGSGAAPWLPLSLAATFGLYGLVRKLTPVSSLAGLALETALLSPLALGYILVLGDTGEGHLGTADLRTSSLLVFSGVVTALPLIWFASAARRLSFSALGIFQYLSPTLSFLLAVLVYGEPFTRLRAFAFACIWIAVGLYSLDSWRDARA is encoded by the coding sequence ATGCGCATAGAATACGCCAAGGAGGGCGGCAATGGCGTTCGCGGAGTACAGCGAGTACGACGGGCTGGGACTGGCGGAGCTCGTGCGCCGCGGCGAGGTCTCGGCGGCGGAGCTGGTCGAAGAGGCGATCCTGCGGATCGAGCGTCACAACCCGGTGTTGAACGCGGTGGTCACCAAGGCCTACGAGCAGGCGCGCCGCGAGGCGCGCGGCGGGCTTCCCGACGGGCCGTTCCGCGGCGTCCCCTTCCTGGTGAAGGATCTGTACATGGAGGTCGCAGGGCTGCCGATGAGCGACGGCAGCCACTTCGCGCCCGACGAAGTGTCCGGCCAGGACAGCGAGCTCGTGAAACGCCAGCGCGCGGCTGGGCTCGTGATCCTGGGCAAGACCAACACGCCCGAGTTCGGCATCACCGGCACGACCGAGTCGCGCCGGCTCGGGCCGTGCCGGAATCCCTGGAACCCCGAGCACATCTCGGGCGGATCGAGCGGCGGATCGGCCGCGGCCGTCGCCGCCGGAATCGTGCCGCTCGCGCACGCGAGCGACGGCCTGGGATCGATCCGAATCCCCGCCGCCTGCTGCGGTCTCTTCGGCCTGAAGGTCACGCGCGACCGGAACCCCGGCGGGCTCGACGTCGGCGCGAACGTGCTCGGGTTCGGGGTGAGTCACGTGGTGTCGCGCAGCGTGCGCGACAGCGCGGCGATGCTCGACGCCACGAGTCACCCGGAGGCGGCGATGCCGTTCGCCGCACCGCAGCGGTCGAAGTCGTACCTCGCGGAGCTTCGCGTGCCGCCGGGACGGCTTCGCGTCGCGTTCTCGTCGGAGACGCCGAGCGGCCGCCCGATCGACCCCGAGGTGCGAAGCGCGCTCGAGGACGCCGCGAAGCTCCTGGTGGAGCTCGGCCACGACGTGCACGAGCAGGGACTGGGAATCGACTACCGCGCGCTCTACCGCGTCCAGGGCGTGCTCGGCGCGGCGAGCTCCGCGGCGGGAATCGCGGAGAAGACCGAGCGGCGTGGCCGCGAGCCGGAAGAGGACGAGCTCGAGCCGCTCACCTGGGCGGGAATCCGCGCCGGCCGCAAGCTCTCCGGCGAGGCGGTGATGCGCGCGCTCCGCGATCTGCGCCGAATGACGCACGAGCTGCTCGGGTTCTTCGAGAGCTGGGACGTGTACCTGACGCCGGTGATGGGGACGCCCCCACCCCGGGTCGGACACATCGATCCGGTCCGGCTCACCCCTCGCGAGGTCGGCCAGCGCCAGTCGGCCGCGTTCCCGTTCACGCCGCCGTTCAACTTCACCGGACAGCCGGCCATGTCGGTTCCGCTGCACTGGTCTGCGACGGGACTCCCGATCGGCATGCAGTTCGCCGGTCGCTACGGCGACGAGGCGACGCTCTTCCGTGTCGCGGCACAGCTCGAGGCGGCTCGGCCGTGGCGCGCGAAGAAACCCGCGATCTGGGGCTAGCTGGCGCGGGCTTCGCGCTCGCGGCGTATTCGCTCTGGGGCGTGCTTCCCGCGTACTGGAAGGCGCTCGGAAACGTCACGCCCGCGGAGATCCTCGCGCACCGCGTGGTCTGGTCGCTGCTCTTCACGCTGGCGCTCGTGGCCGCGCTCGGCCGCAGCCAGGAGCTTCGCGCGGCGCTGCGCTCGCCGCGCCACCGGCTCGCGCTGCTCGCGAGCGGCAGCCTGATCGCGATCAACTGGGGGATCTTCATCTGGTCGGTCTCGGTCGGCCGCCTGGTCGAGGCGAGCTTCGGCTACTACCTGAACCCGCTGGTGAACGTGGGGCTTGGCGTGCTCCTGCTCGGCGAGCGCCTCTCCCGCGTGCAGCGGATCGCGATCGGCGTGGCTGCGCTCGGCGTCCTCGCGCTCGGCTTCGGCTCGGGCGCGGCGCCCTGGCTGCCGCTCTCGCTCGCCGCGACCTTCGGGCTTTACGGGCTGGTGCGGAAGCTGACCCCGGTCTCGTCGCTCGCCGGGCTCGCCCTCGAGACCGCGCTGCTCTCGCCGCTCGCGCTCGGGTACATCCTCGTCCTGGGCGACACCGGCGAGGGTCATCTGGGAACCGCCGACCTGCGGACCAGCTCGCTGCTGGTCTTCTCCGGCGTGGTGACCGCGCTGCCGCTGATCTGGTTCGCGAGCGCCGCCCGGCGGCTCAGCTTCTCGGCGCTGGGGATCTTCCAGTATCTCTCGCCTACGCTCTCGTTCCTGCTCGCGGTGCTCGTGTATGGCGAGCCGTTCACGCGCCTGCGCGCCTTCGCGTTCGCCTGCATCTGGATCGCGGTCGGCCTGTACAGCCTGGACTCGTGGCGGGACGCGAGAGCCTGA
- a CDS encoding NADP-dependent oxidoreductase, whose translation MADQNRQWLLRARPSGMVKPGDFELREAPLRALADGEARVRVLYLSFDPAMRGWMEDRPSYIPPVQIGEVMRAGAVGQVVESRSPDYEVGDFLQGTFGWQDYAIVARGGVMPAAVLPKGVPLTWPLGVCGITGLTAYFGLLDLGKPKAGETVVVSGAAGATGSVAGQIAKLNGCRVIGIAGGAEKCGWLTGTAHFDAAIDYKRENVARRLHELCPKGLDVYFDNVGGEILDAALGNLAQRARVVLCGGISAYNEAAPPPGPRNLMNLVITRSRMEGFIVIDYLARFGEAAAQLAKWVAEGKIAHAEDIQHGLENAPQTFLRLFQGKNLGKQLLKVADPPIAG comes from the coding sequence ATGGCAGATCAGAATCGTCAGTGGCTGTTGCGCGCGCGGCCGTCGGGAATGGTGAAGCCTGGCGACTTCGAGCTGCGCGAAGCGCCGCTGCGGGCGCTCGCCGACGGCGAGGCGCGCGTTCGCGTGCTCTACCTGTCGTTCGATCCGGCCATGCGCGGCTGGATGGAGGACCGCCCGAGCTACATCCCGCCGGTCCAGATCGGCGAGGTCATGCGCGCGGGAGCCGTAGGCCAGGTCGTCGAGTCGCGCAGCCCCGACTACGAGGTCGGCGACTTCCTGCAGGGGACGTTCGGCTGGCAGGACTACGCGATCGTCGCGCGCGGCGGGGTCATGCCCGCCGCGGTTCTGCCGAAGGGAGTCCCGCTCACCTGGCCGCTCGGCGTCTGCGGCATCACGGGGCTCACGGCGTACTTCGGCCTGCTCGACCTGGGCAAGCCCAAGGCCGGCGAGACCGTCGTGGTCTCGGGCGCGGCCGGCGCGACCGGCTCCGTCGCGGGCCAGATCGCGAAGCTGAATGGCTGCCGCGTGATCGGCATCGCCGGCGGCGCGGAGAAGTGCGGCTGGCTCACCGGAACGGCGCACTTCGACGCCGCGATCGACTACAAGCGCGAGAACGTCGCGCGCCGCCTGCACGAGCTCTGCCCGAAGGGCCTCGACGTGTACTTCGACAACGTCGGCGGCGAGATCCTCGACGCCGCGCTCGGCAATCTCGCCCAGCGCGCGCGCGTGGTGCTCTGCGGCGGGATCTCGGCCTACAACGAGGCCGCGCCCCCGCCCGGCCCGCGCAACCTGATGAACCTGGTGATCACGCGCTCGCGAATGGAGGGCTTCATCGTGATCGACTACCTCGCGCGCTTCGGCGAGGCCGCGGCGCAGCTCGCGAAGTGGGTCGCGGAGGGGAAGATCGCGCACGCCGAGGACATCCAGCACGGGCTCGAGAACGCGCCGCAGACCTTCCTTCGCCTGTTCCAGGGCAAGAATCTCGGCAAGCAGCTCCTGAAGGTCGCCGACCCGCCGATCGCGGGCTGA
- a CDS encoding LLM class flavin-dependent oxidoreductase, protein MRTDVLLIPFGASWPMLRVAALRAEDAGYDGVWLWDHLRGGGETGPAPVPECWTVLSALAAVTSRVMLGPLVLNAANRNPGVLANMAATLQEVSGGRLLLGIGAGGSRATPYAAEQDAIGLPPGTDTERRKRVIDVIAALRRIWSGDPPGFLRPAPPPPIIVGGFGPRMAQVAGRYGDGFNCAAGHPMLPELVRDARQAHRDSGRTTPFHVTAFGGFPGTEASRKRLAGLGVERLILLFAPPYAELALPGHSART, encoded by the coding sequence GTGAGAACCGATGTCCTGCTGATTCCGTTCGGCGCGAGCTGGCCCATGCTTCGCGTCGCCGCGCTCCGCGCCGAGGACGCCGGCTACGACGGCGTCTGGCTCTGGGATCATCTTCGCGGCGGGGGCGAGACCGGCCCCGCTCCGGTGCCAGAGTGCTGGACAGTGCTCTCGGCGCTCGCGGCGGTGACCTCGCGCGTCATGCTCGGTCCGCTGGTGCTGAACGCCGCGAACCGAAATCCCGGCGTGCTCGCGAACATGGCCGCGACGCTGCAAGAGGTCTCGGGCGGGCGGCTGCTGCTCGGGATCGGCGCGGGCGGCAGCCGCGCCACGCCGTACGCCGCAGAGCAGGACGCGATCGGCCTGCCCCCGGGCACCGACACCGAACGGCGTAAACGGGTAATCGACGTGATCGCGGCGCTTCGCCGGATCTGGTCCGGCGATCCGCCCGGCTTCCTGCGCCCTGCCCCGCCCCCGCCGATCATCGTCGGCGGCTTCGGCCCGCGCATGGCGCAGGTCGCGGGCCGCTACGGCGACGGCTTCAACTGCGCAGCCGGCCACCCGATGCTCCCCGAGCTGGTCCGCGACGCGCGCCAGGCGCACCGCGACTCGGGCCGCACGACACCGTTCCACGTCACCGCCTTCGGCGGCTTCCCGGGCACCGAAGCCAGCCGCAAGCGCCTCGCGGGCCTGGGCGTCGAGAGGCTGATCCTGCTCTTCGCCCCGCCTTACGCGGAGCTCGCGCTTCCGGGGCACTCCGCCCGGACGTAG